In Flavobacterium piscisymbiosum, the sequence GCGTGGAAATTCTTTCCGTGCCCGCAAAGTATATCAATTTAGAAGAACTAACTTAAATTAATTTCTAAATCTGCATGATTGTCATTGAAGTAGAAAAACAATCTCTCAATTTAATAGATTTCTTTAATTATGACTTTTCTTGTGTTTTATAGCAACGGGCACGGAAAGAATTTTCGCGCTATCGTTGCGTTAATATATCTGAGCGATCGGGTTAATATTAAAAAACCTTCTGAAGTTTAACTGTAGAAGGTTTTTGTATTATAGTTTGTATGTTTAGTTAATTACGCTAAGTACTACAAATAGAATTACCAGAATAATTACTAAATATCTTGTGTATTTTGATGTTTGCATATTTTTTGAGATTAATTATCTAAATATTTTGAGAGCGAGGCTTTGTTTTTTTCTATCAATTGATTCAGAACGTTTATATTTATCATCTTCTGTGATTGATTTTGTGCTTTTAGTCTAATAGGTTCTAAATCTTTTTGAATAGGATCAGTGGAGTTTAAATCAATAAATGTATTAGATTTTAGTTTTAATATAAGATTATTGAGAGTGTTAAATAGGGGGGAATTAACTTCTGTTTTTCCTTTATTTTCTAAAAAAGTCTCTGTATAAAATTTGCCATTTTTTTTCGTATTTAATGATATAATAGGTGGAGTTATTTGAAGAAAATTTAAATTTATGAATTAATTTAATACTCTCATTTGTGGATGGAATTAGAAATTCTTCGATAGAATTTTTATATTTTTCAAGATTTTCAGGAGTGTTAATCAAGATGTCACTTCCCTTTTTATAGATTTGAAAAATGGAATTATCCAAACTAAAAGGCATGCTGATTTGACATTTAGTTACCGTTGGCATAATACCTAATTCTGCTTTTGTGTAGTGGTAATTTTCAATCCAATTTCTTTCATCTCTAATTTCTTTTAGATATTGTGAATTTTCTTCTTTGTACCAAGTTTTATAATACGAGTAGAAAGCATTTATATCTATAAGGTTATTTATTGATATCTTTCTCTTTATATCTTTAAGGAGATCATTGTTTTCTTTGTTATCCTGAAAAATGGAGCTAAGCTTTTTAGAATCAAGACCTTTAATTAATGTTTGAATATTTCCTTGATTAAACATATCATAAATATACCAACGATTGTTAATTTTAGCACAAGACATTACTGCTATAATTTGAAAAGGCAAGCCATCCATTGTTATTGCATATTTTACAAAATTTATCTTTTCCCCATTTTGATTAAACTCGTAGATAGATTCAATTTCTATATATTCTTTTTCTTTGTTTGATTTCTTTACTAAATTATAGTGCTCTTGATCTTTAACAGATTTATGATCTTTATCATAATAGTCACTTTTATCCCAAATGGAGTCAGAAGCAGAAAAATAAGATTGTACTAAACCTTCAACTTTAGTATAATCTATTTCTGAAGTATAATCTGTTTTGTTAATTCTGAGTGCGGGGTTAAAAGTTTTAAAAATGATTTCTTTTAGATCATTATACTCTAAAGGAATGCCTTCTTTTACATTAACTTGTGCAAATAAAGTTGTTTAAAAAAAAAGGATAATTATAGTTATTATTAAGTTTTTCATGTCAATTTTACTGGGGTTTTTCTTTCTTTTCTTTTGATCTTGATGTAATAAAATAAGGCCGGTATTATGGCTAACATAAATATTGGAGTCATCCAGTAGTCGCGCATTTCATAAGAAAAAGGACTATTTATTATGTTATCTTGTCGTCTGTAAATTATTTTATTTTTTACAGAACTTATTCTCCAAATTGGAATTTCACTTGTATTTTGATTTTCAACTGTGCTTGTAGAAAGAGTAATTCCGCTTTTTAATTTATCAGATTTGCAATATCCATAAAATATCCAAGAAGTTTTATTACTGCTACTGCTCATTGGGGGAATTTTTTCGTTTACCACCAATATATCTTTATGATAATATTTTTGAGGATTAAATGAGGCAAAAAATATCTTAGTCTTAGTAAAATCATTTACTATTTCAATTCCTATTATTGATACTCCTAAAAATATTAATATTAAACAAAGTGTTTTCATGGTTTTTTATTTTCTTTTACTAACATTATTTTTTCATTATACTTTTCTGTCTCCCACTTTTTCCCTAGAGTGTTTATATATCCAGATGCCTTTAATTCTAAATAAATACCCCGATCGCTCGGATATGGCAGATTTAGACAACGATAGCGCGGAAATTCTTTCCGTGCCCGCAAAGTATATCAATTTAGAAGAACTAACTTAAATTAATTTCTAAATCTGCATGATTCCCATTGAAGTAGAAAAATAATCTCTCAATTTAATAGATTTCTTTAATTATGACTTTTCTTGTGTCTTATAGCAGCGGGCACGGAAAGAATTTCTGCGCTATCGTTTCGTTAATATATCTGAGCGATCGGGTTTTTTGCAGATTATCTATTGACCATTTTTTCATAAGTTATTTTTTTATCCAATTTTAATATTTGTAAGTTACTCAATTTCTAATACACCATAAATATGGCAACCCCAATATTCCCGATATTCATCAATATCAAAAATTATCATATAAGATTTATTACATTCTTTAGGTTGAAAGAATTGATATCGATATAAAAAACTTCTTTCAGTATTATTCAGGTTTTCAAGTTTGCTAATTTGATGTTTTGCTAAAGTGTCTGTGGTTATTTGTTCGTTTTTTATTAAATCATTCAGCAAAAATGAAGTCTCAAATGATAAAATTACTTCATGTTTAATTCTACCATTTACACAATAAAAGCTAAAACTTAATTTTGAATAAAGATTTTGAATAGGAAAACTATTATCTCCTAGTTGTATTTTTTTTATAATTGAAATTTTATTCATAATAGCCTGATTTTTTCAATTTGAATTTCTTTCATGACATTTCATGCTTTTGTTATTATTAAAAATAATTTATATAATAAAGCGATTGCTGCCGCTAATAAAATAAAAATTGTCAGCCAAATTCCGAAAATACTCCAAAAGGAGTTTGAGGAATTAATGACTGCCTTATTCCATTCTAAAATCTTTCCTTTTTTTTCATTTAGTAATTTTATTTTAACAGAATCACCTTTTTTTATTTGTTCGATCAGATGTTGTTCTTCATCAGATAAAGCAAAAGAATTATCTGCATTTTGAATTTCGTAAATGTAATTTTTTGATCCTGTTTTTACTTTACAAAAAAAGATAGAAGTTGGTGGGTTGTCTCCGGAACTTTCCCAATAAGTATCAATTATATTTCCTGTTATAATTTGTCCGTAATTAAAATATTCTTGATATTCTAATTTGATTAAATGTGACGATATAAAGAATAGAATTGTAGAGATCAGTAATAAAATGGGAGCAAGAAAAACTTTCTTTAGTTGGTTCATTTGTCCTTCATGAATTGAATCCATAAATAAGTTAAAATAAAAGTTTTTTTTAAAATTATAATTTATAAGATTACTCTATTTTTTTCAAAATTTCAGGGATCAAGATATAGCCAAGAATTATTAAAATTAATAATACTAAGCTAACATAATCTACAAAGCCATAATAATTTCTTATTTGTTCTCTATTACGTTTTATCATTAGTACAGATTTTGAATCACCATTGTGAAGTTTTCTAAATATGACGGTATCCCCAATTAAGAACCATTTTCACAAAATGCAACTGTATATTCAGTTTTGAGAACTGAAAAATCATTTATTTTTAATGAAGTTTCTGATGCTATAAAAGTATACCTATTGTTTGTGAAGTTTTTTTTATGAAAGTTGAAAACATAATAAAAGCCTCCTGAATTTGATTCTTAGAAGGCTTTTTTAAGTTTGTAATTTATATGTTTTTAGCTGATAACGCTAAGAACTACAAATAAAATTACCAAAACGATAACTGCGTATCTTGTATATTTTGATGTTTGCATAGAAGTATATTTTAAATTAATTGTTTACTGAGATTAACAAATATAACAGTTTATTTTAATTAGCCTATATTCTTTTATATTAATATCTGAGTCTATGATTTACTTTATTAAGATGATATAAAAAAGAGTAAAATGATGTCATAAAAAAAGTCCTGAAAAATTTCAGGACTTTTTGATATTTATAAAAAAAGAGAATATTACGCTTCTTGCATAGTATGATAAACGTTCATAACGTCATCATCTTCTTCAATTTTTTCGATTAGTTTTTCAACGTCAGCGATTTGAGCTTCAGTAAGTTCTTTGGTGATTTGCGGAATACGCTCAAAACCAGAAGATAAAATCTCAAGACCTCTGTTTTCTAATTCTTTTTGTAAAGCACCAAAGCTTCCAAAAGGCGCATAGATTAAGATTCCGTCTTCGTCTTCAAAAACTTCTTCGGCACCAAAATCAATTAGTTCCAACTCTAATTCCTCAGGATCAAGATCACCTTTTGCAATTCTGAAATTACAAGTATGGTCAAACATAAACTCAACAGAACCCTGAGTTCCCATTGTACCGTTGCATTTATTAAAATAGCTGCGAATGTTGGCTACAGTTCTATTATTGTTGTCAGAGGCAGTTTCAATCAAAATCGCAATTCCGTGAGGAGCATATCCTTCAAACAAAATCTCTTTATAGTTGGCAGTATCTTTATTACTTGCATTTTTTATCGCGCGCTCTACATTGTCCTTAGGCATGTTAGCGGCTTTTGCATTTTGTATTACAGCTCTTAATCTAGAATTGGCGTCAGGGTTAGGACCGCCTTCTTTAACAGCCATAACGATGTCTTTACCAATTCTGGTAAATGTTTTGGCCATTGCTGACCAACGTTTCATTTTTCTTCCTTTTCTAAATTCGAACGCTCTTCCCATTTCTAATTTTTAGTTTTGAGATGCAAAAATACGGTTATTCCTTTTTTTAGCAAAATCAATTGTATTCTTTTTTAAATTATGTTTTGCGAATAATTTAACCGCTAAGATCACTAAGATTTACGCTAAGCTCGCAAAGGTTTTAAAGATTAATCTTAGATAACTTCAACAAGTTTTATCCATAATATCATTTTCAAAGTAGAAGACTTTGAAAATGTGATAAAATCTAAAATCTAAAATCTAAAATCTAAAATCTAAAATCTAAAATCTAAAATCTAAAATCTAAAATCTACTTCGCCGCATTAAACTCATTAATAACATTCACCGCTTCATTCAGGTACGGATTTGTTTTGAGATTATTAATCTGGTATTGATTTATGGTTTTGTCATTAGGATAAGCACCTAACAAAAACTGATTCACGGTAGAGTTATAAACGTCTAACGGATTATTTTCATCATTAAAAGTATTGATTTCTTTCCAAAGAGAATTTACAGTTTTTTTCTGTTTAAAAACCGCATCCAAAGTCATCGGAATCTCTGCTTTTGGCGTATTAACAAGCTGATCAATTTTAAGATTTATCTTTTTAATATTATTAAAGAAATAATTATCTGCCAATCGGTTCGTACTGTTTTTTGCCAGTTTATCGATGAGAGCTCTTTTTACGTAAGGTCTGAATTTTAAAGAGGTTTGAATGCTATCATTTTTAATAGCCGTAGGGAAATCGCTTTCCTTTTGATAAACACCTTCGTAAAATTCAGGTAAAACTACATCAGGTTTTACTCCAATATACTGATGACTTTTCCCTGTAACCCGGTAAAATTTGTTTATTGTAATTTTTAGAAAGTCGGTATTTTTAGTTTCGTCAAGCGAAAGAATAGTTTGCATCGTAGCTTTTCCAAGCGTATTGCTGCCTAACAATAGCGCACGATTATAATCTTGCATTATAGAAGAGAAAAATTCGCTTGCCGAAGCTGTATTACTATTCACCAAAATCACAATTGGCCCTTTATAAATCAAACCTTTATAAGGATCATTTATGACCGATGTACCATGTTTGTTATCTACAACAATCGAAAGCGGACCGTAATCTATAAACATTCCGGCCAGTTTTATGGCTTCTTCCATAGATCCTCCGCCGTTGTCAATTAAATCAATTACAAGGCCTTTTATATTATCTCTTTCCAGTTTTATCACTTCTCGAGCCACATCATCGGCACAACCTTTTCGGCTGTTACCATCCAAATCAGCATAAAAACTCGGAATTTTGATGTAGCCAATTTTACTGTCTTTGCCAATAATAAAACTGAAAACCGAATTATCTTCATCCTTCATTACCTGCTTTTCGATATACACATCAAAGCTTTTACCCGAATTTCGCTTTAGCGTAAGCGTAATACTTTTATTCGATTCAGACAAAATCATAGTCGAAATAGATTCTAACGAAGCACATGAAACCTGCAGCGATTCTTTTTGATTGGATATCGAAACAATCTGATCGCCTTTTTTTATTTGCCCCGTCTGATAAGCCGGGCCATTAGGGTCAAGTTCTGCTATAATAATTTCATTTTTTTCGTTTAGGCTCACAGTCATCCCAAGAGACAAATGTTCTTTTGATAACGAAGCAACAAAACTCGTTTTAGAATCATCACTAAAATAGGCTGTATGCGGATCAAAATAAGTACAAAAGTAATTGTAGAGCTTTTCT encodes:
- a CDS encoding YebC/PmpR family DNA-binding transcriptional regulator, giving the protein MGRAFEFRKGRKMKRWSAMAKTFTRIGKDIVMAVKEGGPNPDANSRLRAVIQNAKAANMPKDNVERAIKNASNKDTANYKEILFEGYAPHGIAILIETASDNNNRTVANIRSYFNKCNGTMGTQGSVEFMFDHTCNFRIAKGDLDPEELELELIDFGAEEVFEDEDGILIYAPFGSFGALQKELENRGLEILSSGFERIPQITKELTEAQIADVEKLIEKIEEDDDVMNVYHTMQEA
- a CDS encoding S41 family peptidase yields the protein MKKILLVLMLFTNVVFSQSSDNTCEILNKINALIQEEHIRPKLVDDSLSVFVFDNLINELDPSRNIFYKSEYDELADKYRTNLDDLILSDHCDFLADITSVYKKGLLRTKTVLEKIQKEPMDYAKKDTIRFYKKSFAFYLKKEDLEKVWSKKIRYQILDEIAESSDNLDSLKTNFKSIELKSKNLIVANEICRINTLLETNTKQEEKLYNYFCTYFDPHTAYFSDDSKTSFVASLSKEHLSLGMTVSLNEKNEIIIAELDPNGPAYQTGQIKKGDQIVSISNQKESLQVSCASLESISTMILSESNKSITLTLKRNSGKSFDVYIEKQVMKDEDNSVFSFIIGKDSKIGYIKIPSFYADLDGNSRKGCADDVAREVIKLERDNIKGLVIDLIDNGGGSMEEAIKLAGMFIDYGPLSIVVDNKHGTSVINDPYKGLIYKGPIVILVNSNTASASEFFSSIMQDYNRALLLGSNTLGKATMQTILSLDETKNTDFLKITINKFYRVTGKSHQYIGVKPDVVLPEFYEGVYQKESDFPTAIKNDSIQTSLKFRPYVKRALIDKLAKNSTNRLADNYFFNNIKKINLKIDQLVNTPKAEIPMTLDAVFKQKKTVNSLWKEINTFNDENNPLDVYNSTVNQFLLGAYPNDKTINQYQINNLKTNPYLNEAVNVINEFNAAK